TATAGTACTGTATAGTACCATGGAAAAGATGAGAtcttagcacattatatccaagtatcctgattgtgttttaaacaattactaatgGTCTGTATAGGGttcatgaggatacagtttcacAATTCTTGAATGTTATTTgcttactatcaaatgggtcAAGGCAATAGAAAACTATACATTGTCAAAACTTACTGTAAGCCATTCCAAGTGAAATACCGCCTATAATACGTCCAATTATCAACGCCTCATATGACCAAGTCGTTCCCGCCACTAAAGCTATCACGATCACGCCCGTGATATTAATCACATGAGAGAGCTGCATGAGCCCCTTTCTGCTGACGTAGGAGAGCATGAAGTTCATACCTACTCCACCGATTAATCCGCCAAAGTAAATGCAAGAGACAGAAACTGCGTATAAGATGGTCCACGTATCCTCTGGCATTGTCTCATTGTAGCGGCTCTGTAGGAAAAAGTTTCGTTTTAACAGCCTTGTTTAGcattcatacacatcgtgcccgcttaagCGTTATCACATATTGTTCGTTTCTACATACGACAAAAcgtttataacatattttgaGTCATGTTCCTTACCATATGTGTAGTCTCATACATTGTGCGCATCGCAGGTGCCAAGGGATTGAGTAATACAAAGTTATAAACCGATACTGACAAAAGTAACCATGCCGTCATGAAAAGACAAAAGTTGCCGAAATTCGAGTTCgtctgaaaaaaatatacatctTCAAACAGATATAAAACTtccaaagttttgttttaattttcaatttacCCCTAAAAATAAGACAATTACAGCTAAAACGATGAAGttttaatcttaaaatgtaagaaatacattttaaacacatttaactAATACTTAACTGGCTTGACTGCTATACAATTCtatataaacagtaaaaacaaaagcaatatGAATATACTTACTAGCGCCATGCTTGCAGTAACAAAAATTATGCTTCGAACAGAACTGtcaaaaattaatcaaacgAAATACACAACTAGAGCAAACTATGACAGCGGACGGCGTTtcctattaaaataaaacaattaaatcaaCAGCTTCAATGGTATAAAGTTATACTGTTTTGGTGCAGCAATTCATGctaaaaaggttttaatttttttggtattgTATGCAttacaaatacaattttaatggGTTgccaaaattatcagccatacataaaaaaatgaaaaaattcaacaaaaatcacctacaaagtaacatacatggtaactcgtaagctggcacgaggtgttaaacccgtgtgataacgactgtcgtttttcggccacgcgaagataaagttacattcattcaatcaattTTCAATAAACAAGTGTTATTTACTCGCGTGGTGGAGCAAaaacagccgttataacactggtgttctgtttcataaatctcgtgcccgtttacatTGATATTTATGGTACAAACTAATTTTTCATGAAACTCaaatttacaacaaataattttgcaataaatacacACTTGGTTGCCAGATTTGCACATGGACTACTATAATCACACAACGATATTGTAACCAATAAGAAACAAGATGCCTTTGTGATATCACTACACTAAAATAACGTATGGTAGGGTTAGGACGCGGGGCAGTTTGGGacattttttaacgttttggCGATAGTCAAAACAAATGGGACAGAATTATCCGACAGTACATTATTCGCGGCTGCCTAAAACGCGCGACCCTTTTACTGCTATTAACTATTAAAATCGCTGTTTAAATATCTTCTTAAGCGTCTCAGTATAAACCACTCAACTGCATCTATATACcaatgtactatatatatatatataacttcgAAGCGTAATAAACTGCGGTATGGTACCAGAACGACTCACACTGACTGCATAAAACGCGCGACCCTTTTTCTGctattaacaattaaaatcGCTGTTAAATATCTTCTTAAGCGTCTCAGTATAAACCACTCAATTGTATCTATATACCAATGTACGAAGTATTTTTTGCAAACTATctatactttgtttaaactaatgCGCATACGTGAAAAGGCAATATCATACCTGCTTTCAAGAAGCTgtaggctaaataatcaaggggacaaccGCTATTGTGACGCAAATAATCTACTTGTGAATTGccattatgtcgtaatcaactgccaggtcaaacaatcgctattgtgatgcaatgaatccacgtttgaatccctactatatatgtcaTATATAACTTCGAAGATTACTAAACTGCCGTACGGTACCAGAACGACTTACACTACATGTACTCGAGTGATTATTTCTTTGGATCGAAATAGCCGTATGGTACCAGAACGGTTACACTAAACGTTTCCTAATAATAATATCCGGAATTGGCAATAGACTGTATGCATATAGTTAAGTACTTCGTTGGAGTTAATACAGTAgtgtggagaaagatgggaccttgaacacataatatctaaatattcttatcttgttttaaacaattaacaacggtctatgggaaccgtgaggatacggtgtTATAGTTCTTGGaatgtctttttttactaccaaatgggaccaaAAAAAAAGACTAATAAAGGTGCCCCCCCTACTATAGATATGCCGTTACTATAGATATGCCGTTACActttcgtttatttttgttgttaactTTTTGGGGTAATTTTATtcttaacttgtttttttggtgttttttaaagtgttaTTCTTAGCCCGCCTGTATTTTGTTATGAAGCCCGTCTAAATTTTCTGTGTGCATAATAATGATGGGTCTTTAGGAAACCATGTGCTTCTAACTttgtacaataaaataatttggaTACAAGAAAAACGTGTTTCGACCCAATTCTCATCGGGTTTCTAAAGCGGAAACAGTCGACGAAATGTCGCCACGatattacattgttttgttgttaggACAGCAtatcaaaatataatatttttactgcTTGTTTTcataaactgtttgtttagATAAGAAAGCTGTGGCTTTTGTTAAAGCTAGttttatagtagagtggagaaagatgggacaccgttagcacaaaatatccgagaattctgttcgtgttttaaacaattaacggttCATGGAAGTTTTTAGGATACGTTTCTATAACTccttgaatgctctttgttagTAAATTGCATGAAAGGCGTCCCAccttttcccatcctactatataacctaAACTTTAGTTATGtgcttaaatataaaaacaaagtttaaattaattgttaaaataagaaaatggaattagCAGTTAATTggcagtcgttaaacatgCTTTTAAGAAATACTATACTCggtaaagtatttaaaatctgTCTAAATCACCATATTGTATTTAccgcatttttttaacttgtaagcaggcatgaggcgtatgaaaacaaacacccgtgttataacagctgttgttGCCGCCATGCGAAGCTATAAATTAAGTTTCAATCAAAATTTCTCAATAACAACGTTATTTCTAGAGCTAAAGAGTAACCACatgaagaaaacaaacaaaagataTATGAAGTATCCGATCTTAAGTAGCGTAGTTTTGATTGCGTTCTTCTGCGTTATTCAAGTTCTAAGAATAAACCAGAAAATCGTGAAAAACGATTTGCGCGCGAGAGCAGTCGTGCGGAAGCAAGATTTTACGATTTGTCTGTACGGAGTGAAACAGCACATTGTAGTTAATTTCGTTCAAGATTACGACCCCAACATAGTAAGTAATAGTGCCTACGTTTTGTTATTTGACTTTGTGTTTGTGTGATatgcttatgacgtcactcaCGACGTCACTCATGACGTCACTTGTAACGTCCCTTATAACGTCACTCATGACatcacttatgacatcacttacGACAtcacttatgacgtcacttatgacgtcacttatgGCGTCTTACATGACATCACTTATGACATTACTTTTTACATCTTACATGGCAtcacttatgacgtcacttatgacatcacttatgacatcactcaTGGCCTATTTTTTACAGTGTGGAGTATGTACGCTTAAGACAGTCAGCTCGTATTGTGATGTTATCATTTTCGACTTCAGGCATGCACCTAAGATTAAACCTGGAAGTTTACAGAGGTTTGATAGTACTATAGTTTATAAGCCTATATAGAAACGACATCGACTAtggggcatgggagtggcagtTATTAAAAAGTCACTTAATTCCTAACACTTAGAGGGATATTAATCAAGAAAACGCCTGTctacttatccacacactCCAGTAGCTTtagcagctcgactgtgggcatgagagtggcaaccatggataagtcactcaagttcctaCCCGCGAAAATATAATGGACTAAACCAACAAATATAACTGTCGACATACTACAATATCACCTGCAAATTGACTGTGACAACAATTGTAACCTTTAGTATGGTGAATAAGAGCAGACTATAGTGtgttgtaaaatatagtttcgaaccgaatattttttttcaggcaAAGCCCTGACCAATTGTTCGGCTGGGCTTCGGGGGACTCGGCTTTCGGGCACAGGAATATGCATAAGTACGACGCATCTAAACATGAAGGTATATTCAACTTTACGGTTTGGTATAAGTTGGATTCGGATATTCCAATACCGTATGGTACACTTGCGCGCACGTACAGAGCGCTGGCAGCCGAGGACCGAAACTTGGAAGAAATTTTAGCGAAAAAAGATAAGCTTGCCATATGGATAGTTTCGAATTGTGACAATAGCGAATTTGCGATGAGAAGAATGGAATTTGGACTGGCGAtgaaaaatactaaaattggGAAACTTTTAGATTATAGAGGCCGATGTTTTGACCAAGAAAGAGTTAAATGGCAGGGCTATGTCTATGATCCTACGTCCTCGCTTAGAGATAACGGTACCGAACGTTTTAAGTTCTATTTCGCGTTTGAGAACTCGTACCATTGCCGGTACTACATCACGGAAAAGTTTTGGAAAAACGCTTTTCTTGCGTCGGCGGTTCCAGTTGTTTGGGGACCTTCTAAAAAAGATGTGGAAGCAGTCGCTCCCAAGCACTCATTTATTCACGCAGAGGACTTTCAGAGTCCGGAAGACTTAGCAGATTATCTTTTATATCTGGATCAGAATGATGCGGAGTACCGAGAATACTTTAAATGGAGGACGCGAGAAGATAAGTGGAAAGGTGAATCCGGTTACCCAGAAGATCGACCGGAGTCGTTCGGAATGTGCAAGTTATGTCTTATGTTGCATGAGAACTTAAAAAACCCAAAGAAACGATATATAACTAATCTAACAGAAGTTGTTTACCATAAAGACGACGAGTGCCTGAAGTACTGAACGACATGAAACcgaatttaaaaagaaacagcTCAAAAGTTTCTTAAACAATGACATACAAGAAGACacttttctaaataaaagacataatttatttagatttatgtagaaagtatttataagttttaaaaagacaTAACACCCTATTTAATTCATGTGTTTAAGGCGTCAATGGGTAAACATTATAGTTCTTAAACGTTTTATGCTAATAGCACAATCAGTGCCTATTGACGTGTTTGCGGCAGACCAAATTTATAACGCCTATATGTTTCACTACTTCACACCACATATgtaaatacagtttttaaGTTAACTATAGTTAAGTTTTGCAAACCATTTAGaactgtataaatatacacaGACCTATCTATGAGTACAGCAAAGTGTGCGTAAACCAACATAGTCTAAAAACGAGTTAGATTAAAaatggctgtacacagtatccggaattcgtccgctttgtctgttttgtccggatttcgctgccgcaagcggaactcggtaaagggtttgcatacgacttcgcaggcgtattcgcatgccggattctgtgtacagccaccttaataGGTACTTTTAACCGCTTAAAAACACCTTGTAGCTAATAGATACGTCCcatatatcctgatcaagtttttaacaattaacaacgtttttttaagtACAGCACATTGTGCATAAACTAACATAGTCTATAAAAACGAGTTACATTAATAGGTACTTTTAGCCGTAATAAAAACACTCTACAGTTTTCCTATATATCCTGGTCGTGCTTTTAACAGATAACAGCGTTGTTTTAAAGTGGAGCAAAATGTGCATAAAcgattacaattttaaaatgagttACATTATTATATGTACGCTTAGCCGTTTTAAAACACCTTATACACTAACAGTACACTGCAAATATCACTAATCTACTGGTTCTAAATACAATGACTAGCTTACATGTTACGATCTTTCGCTAACACAGTTCAACAAGAACTATACTGGATATAACTACACCAAGAGAAAAGCGCGCAGTGGGAGGCACGAAACGCGCATCAATCAGGCTCGCGGCAGAGAACACGCAGAAACGTTTATTAGATATCGAAAACAAATCACGTGTAAAATAGTGGACTACAAGTAGTGATatggaaacaaaaataaaaccgaTTTAAAAGGTACACGAATTGAGTAAACGGCGTTATATAATGAACATAATTTGACCtaataatgttatattatagggtaggggaagatagggcacctttagcacataatatccatatatcctaatcgtgttttaaacaattaacaacggtcttatggaagtcgtgaggatacggttttataaatctttgaatcttctttgtttacaactaaatcggacaagaaaatagaatgaaaaggtatcctatcccccccaccctatactaaaCGTTTACTAAcatatagtaccgtggggtaagatgggataaagTTAGCACCAAAATCGTATATtacctgatcatgtttttaacaattaacaacgccattTTAGAATCGCAGGGCAacggttacataattctgtaaatattctttgtttattaccaaatgagacaagaaaaattaaaaacatgtctcatcttacaccaccctactatatcattgtACGTCATACATGATACATTTATTGACAATTCCCGCTGCTGTGTAATTTAAACTGCTACACGCATATTTTGTGTCcgtttaacaattttgttagTTATATGCATTTCGACAACAAAATATGGTACAACTAAAAATCTTTTCATTTACTGTCAGTTTTTTTGGTTTCTAAGGAGCTGGCATATCATATAAAGTACCGTAGGCGCTATACGTCCCATAGTTTGAGTATGGCTCAGTTAGAACGCTAGTTGTCTCATCATCTAACTTTTTCTTAGAGCGTTTTTTGACAAAACGACCCAGAGACTTGAACcgagaaaaaaactttttcttttttttctttttctccgAATGCACTGACGACATAGAGGgtattgtttcgtcataattTTTATAGTAATCCTCTTCTGGTTCGTCTTTTTGCATAACTTCAGCAGAGGCGTAATACGGCTGGTCACGTGAATACCCTGTGAATTCTGGACACAGTTCGATTGGAAAGCGGTCGTAATCACGCGGGTCTTGCGGGTCTGGGTAATAGTAGGGCCACACCTGCAAGATACAAGGGTTTAGCAATTGTAGCAGAACGAATTgatcaatgtaacttacttatcctcgtttgacggggcaacgacgaCCGTAATAACAcgaattttctgttttacggtctcatgcccgcttacacgTTTTTTTgggaatatatatttcatttttttgtaatgtatttttgacaatttcgacaacccattagtgaccactaggttgtaCCAATTGTCggtgagtgtcttgcccacggacacatacgcccacaattgtggcagcgtcgagcctcgataCCACATACTCTTGGCTAGGCAGAAACGCTAACCGTACCACAGCACTGTATGTATAATGGGCAGCATAGTTGTGGATAATGAGGCACCAGCTGTATCCCAAATTCTAGGTGTGTATAACCCTCAAAGAAACTATATTTTTGAGTGCCAATAAACTATatagtggggtctagatggtagcacacTATAGGTAAtagacaattgctccaacccagtggtcacttatgggttatCTAAAATGCCAGCCACACAGTAAAACCGTCACCAAAATAGTAACATACTTGATAACTTGTAGGCGgccacgaggtgtttgaaacagaacatctgtatatgataacgactgtcgtttaccggccacgcaaggataaagattagagaagttacattcattttataaagaCCGCATCCATACAGTACTTACCCTTTTCTTTCGTAGCATCATTTTAGCATCTTCCCCTGTAACCCCATCGGGCAGACTTAACCCCAAAAACCGGTAACCAATTCTGGCTCTAAATCCCACAGTATTTTTGCCCTTGGGTACGCCAGCCTGCTGTCTAAGTCGTACAAACTTTcgataaaaccgtattctgaCTCGGAATTTATCCTTTTTTCCGTGTTTTTTCCGTAAATTCTAAGGCCCAGCCTAAATCTTAGCAATAAACGccgaaaataatttataatttccaTTTCCTAAGTTTTGTAAAGCGACTGTGATGTAATACAGTATATTGTTACGCTAAAATCCAGTTATATATTTGCTAAAAAATGAACTGTTAACTCATATAGCAAACGCTTATTAGCTAAAACTGACTTTTTGCGGATGTACAACGTATAGCGGTAATGATGTACAGACGCCATCCTATAAAACGTCatagtttttacaatttataaacaatgtatTAGTACAGCTATACAATAAAGTAcgcataatatatttatataaaaattcacTGCATATTACGACTGCTGCTTTagtaaaataagaaatttttaggtaaaatatgaaaaaatgtgTAATATTTAGAAAGATACAAATTACTGCATGTTAcgatttcttttaaaaaatacacaatttataggtaaatataaaacacaaagggtgtaatatatatataggcataCATGGTacacatagtagggtgggggaagatgggacatttctttttacaattttcccgtcccattcggtagtaaacaaagacaatttaaagaatttataaaaccgtatcctgacgacttccatagaccgttgttaattgtttaaaacacaatcaggatatttggatattatgtgctcaagatgtcccatcttccccacgtTATAAACAAAGCCtctttacagaattaaataactgTATACCCATCCTGTAAAAAGCtttgtaaatttttcaaaCACAGGcaacatgggatttaggtaCTACGttatcccaacttaccccactgGGTGCTAACGTTATCCCAAATTACCCCACACCCCTTAATTCCAaatgtgttaaacaattaacaaccatTTTTTAGAGTCATGAGAACACggggttatataattctgtaaatattctttgtttactaccaaatgggagatgaaatataatgaaaaaattaaaaccatcataccccaacctactatatatatataccattatTAATATGTACCAGTGCAgttcacaaataaaataaaaaaataatcacccacaaagctatATACGCGGTAacctcgtaagctggcatgaggtgtatgaaacaaaacaactgtgttataacgactgtcattttccagccacgtgaggataaaataatttaccttgacattaatattaataacttactCTCATATTATACTTGTGTTGACTGGAGTAGGGCAAGTAATCATAGGAATTTCATTATTTAGGTACCCTGCATTATGGTAGCTTTGTTGTACGGATTGAATTGGTATGCTACCAATGGTCAGCGGAGCATTTAACCTTAAATTGAGACTGAATGCAGGTAACATCACCGTGAACTGTAATGTAAGGTTGGGTTCAagtcataatattttaattaaaggtTTTACAAATGTTACCATATTTTACTTGCCTGTAGGTAATATTCAATATACATGACTTTGCAGAATCTTAGGTAAGATGGCTGGGTCATGGGAACCTGGAGTAAAACTTCCATTTTATTACAGCAAAGGGGAAAGAAGATATATGtcataacttgacagtgagcatgaggtgtatgaatgtacaatgtgtgtctggtgtataagacacccatgttataacttgacagtgagaatgaggtgtatgaatacactacgtgtgtttggtgtgtaagaagacactcgtgttataactcaacaataaaaataagtgtATGAATGtacaatgtgtgtctggtgtataagaagatacccattctataacttgacagtgagcatgaggtgtatgaatatacaatgtgtgtttggtgtataagacacccatgttataacttgccAGTGAGAATAAGGTGTAAGAAGACAATAAACAAgcagcaattgctctaacccagttgCTCAAAGGTAACAAACATACAGCAAAAAagcatcacccacaaagtaacataaatggtaactcgtaagctggcaggcatctatgaaacagaacaccggtattataacgactgtcattttccggcaatgtgaggataaagcaagttacttcATTCTTTTACTCACTTTAAGCAAATTATCATTCAAGTTCATTGTCTTTCTCTTATTAACGCCTGGTCCTCTACACTCAGTAATtgtcttgtgtgttttatttgtaacacCCTGAGCAATGTATGTGATAACCTGTATTAATGCAACGCTGGTACCATGTATTTTGGATGAGCTGAAATGGTAAACAATACTTAATTATGGTTGCAGTtttgtgtatatatgtatattaattaaattaaattaaacataatttaacattaaactaaTCAGTTGTCTTATTTCTAAGCCAtacacttaaataaaaaaatcacccacaaatatatgtggtaacttgtaagcgagcatgaggtgtatgaaacagaacaccctgttataatgactgtcattgcttcgccatgcaaggatagaaaagttacatttattcatacaccttaaaTTTTCCACTGAAGCATTGATTGTTATGTATTCGCCTGGTACATAACCACTTTTGTCTGTATGTACTTCAGCTGTTATTTCACCACTAGCGCAACAGCAGCAACATCTATGCTTTGAATCCATCACATGAATTGGCatctaaaataattaattttacataacataatttttatgttaagtAAAATCTATGAAAgaaggaatgaatgaatgtaacttacttatccttgtgtggcgggcaacgaaagtcggactataacatgggtgttctgttttattcacctcgggcacgcttacgagttccacaaaaataactttgtggttttattttgtaatgtttgactaacaatttaaacaacccataagggatAACGAGGATGGAGCAGTTGCCattagttttaacataaaaacacttaaaaaaaagaaaaaaatccttcaaaaaataatcacccacaaagtaacatacttggtaactcacaagctggcacgaggtgtatgtaacagaacacctgtgtttaacgactgtgatttttccggccacgcgaggataaagtaagttacattcatttatttaattgtctTTCCACAATCACTGACaagccacaatggtagcagcattgagctttgaacccagaAACTCTAGGCTAGAAGCAGAACACATAtattgaatgtatgaatgtatccttgcatggccagaaaactttatccttgcatggccagaaacttatccttgcatggccagaaaacgacagttgttataacacggatgttctgtttccttgtgggtgattatctTTTGGaggacttttttattttttatatatggctgatattttgaaaaacccactagtgaccactgggttggagcaattgctgttaagtttcttgcccaaagacacatacacccacaatggtagcagcgatgagccttgaacccattacctaatggttacNNNNNNNNNNNNNNNNNNNNNNNNNNNNNNNNNNNNNNNNNNNNNNNNNNTATTTAACATACCCTAATGTTTCGAATGTGATTCAGATCCATCAAATCGTAAACCGAGAATCGAACGTTAGTTTTACAATCACGACTGTAAGGACGATTAATGACACCAATTACATCATAACGAACGGAACCATGTATTGCTGCGGGAATAGAAAGATTAATTTctgaaaagattaaaaaaagttattttattagccatttaaagattaaagaagttattttattagccatttaaaaatttaaaaaagtta
The DNA window shown above is from Ciona intestinalis unplaced genomic scaffold, KH HT000075.2, whole genome shotgun sequence and carries:
- the LOC100182267 gene encoding alpha-(1,3)-fucosyltransferase 6-like — encoded protein: MRRMKTNTRVITAVVAAMRSYKLSFNQNFSITTLFLELKSNHMKKTNKRYMKYPILSSVVLIAFFCVIQVLRINQKIVKNDLRARAVVRKQDFTICLYGVKQHIVVNFVQDYDPNICGVCTLKTVSSYCDVIIFDFRHAPKIKPGSLQRQSPDQLFGWASGDSAFGHRNMHKYDASKHEGIFNFTVWYKLDSDIPIPYGTLARTYRALAAEDRNLEEILAKKDKLAIWIVSNCDNSEFAMRRMEFGLAMKNTKIGKLLDYRGRCFDQERVKWQGYVYDPTSSLRDNGTERFKFYFAFENSYHCRYYITEKFWKNAFLASAVPVVWGPSKKDVEAVAPKHSFIHAEDFQSPEDLADYLLYLDQNDAEYREYFKWRTREDKWKGESGYPEDRPESFGMCKLCLMLHENLKNPKKRYITNLTEVVYHKDDECLKY
- the LOC104266552 gene encoding arrestin domain-containing protein 3-like, with translation MSELLSFTIAFDGNKSAYTGGEIVSGCALIVLKAPMNVRAINIKFVGKSKVMWTVQQDKTSRTYNDSETYFDNSLCVYGQGCIGLYQNATQLPAGQSCFPFQYQLPAQLPASLEAIHGSVRYDVIGVINRPYSRDCKTNVRFSVYDLMDLNHIRNIRMPIHVMDSKHRCCCCCASGEITAEVHTDKSGYVPGEYITINASVENLSSSKIHGTSVALIQVITYIAQGVTNKTHKTITECRGPGVNKRKTMNLNDNLLKVPMTQPSYLRFCKVMYIEYYLQFTVMLPAFSLNLRLNAPLTIGSIPIQSVQQSYHNAGYLNNEIPMITCPTPVNTSII